In the Mesoplodon densirostris isolate mMesDen1 chromosome 6, mMesDen1 primary haplotype, whole genome shotgun sequence genome, aagagagacagagagagaccatACTGgcctataattctttttttttttttttttttttttttttttttttttttttttcagtatgcaggcctctcactgctgtggcctcccccactgcggagcacaggctccggacgcgcaggcccagcggccatggctcacgggcccagccgctccgcggcatatgggatcctcccagaccggggcacgaacccgtatcccctgcatcggcaggcggactctcaaccactgcgccaccagggaggccctggcctaTAATTCTTAACTCTAGTCATCAATTATAATGGAATCTTAAGACTTCTTTTCAGCCACTGCCCAGTCAGTCCCCCCTGACGATTAAAGTAGGGATCACCATCTAAAATTTTCTGGAGTCAGGGATGTGGGATGGTCCTGTGAGAACAAGTCCTCCAGAGTCAGGATGCTGAGGTGTGACTGCTGGTGCCATTATTTACTGTGTGACCTTTGCCGTGTATAATGTGAGGAAATAGCAACACCTGCCTTATAGGGctgtcgtgaggattaaatgaattacgTACTTATCACAACACCTGGCACGTGTTAGTAATACATTCATAACGTTAATAATGTCTATAAAGTTATTAATACTGTGATAAATGACTATCATTTTCATATtcctaaaaagagaaaatacgCTCTAAGAATTTTCAGATTATGTTACTATTATAATTTAAGGAATCAGGAGACAAACTATGAGGACTTTAGCGCGTTTTTTCCTGTATTGACAGTGCATGAGTAACTGAATAATAATGTTAGCAGCTGGGGAGTGAGGGTGTGGGTTTGCTTCTGTATACTCTTCCTTACTTTCCAGATTTTATACAGTGAGTATCTATTGCTTTTATAATCCATAATGAAAGTAAATAACTTTGGGTGATTTTGGCAAGGCTAATTAAATATTAACCATGTTACCTATAGCTATTATCTGGAttatagagaagaaaagaaaatagaggcaTCTCACTTGTTGAGagcagaaatatatattttaaaagctatgcATATAAATACTTGTACTCCTCATGTTAAATTATTATTTGTGCTTTTAATCTAGAtcataaaagaatatgaaagagccaTCATCTTTAGACTGGGTCGCATCTTACAAGGAGGCGCCAAAGGACCTGGTCAGTACTAGGATTCTGAACTGTTTGCCTGGAGAACGAGATTCGTCCTTTTACTGATGTGATTTCACTTATGAGGGTCTCTGTTGACTCAGTAGAGAGCTCTCATAGCAGAAGCTGTGCAACAATAGCAGTGCAGCCTACCAGAAATTACcctttccttcctgcctctcccctccctttcctacTTGAGTTGATAAGTTTATCTTAGGCCAAGAATAGCCACAGCTATCGAAATTTGAGCGTGAGAATTCCTACTGAAATAAATGCTTTCAGTCATTATTTTTGGCAAACTTCGATTAAGCTCCCACTGAGTTCCAGGCTCTGGGAATTCAAGGGAGAGGAAAACACAGCCCCTACCCTCAAGGATCTTACTGCCTGGAGGTGGGACACCAACAAGGAAACAGGTAGTTACAATCCCACATGATAAGTATTATGGTCAAACAGTCACAGATGGCTGTGGAAACCCAGAGGAGTGACGACACCAACTAGTAGATGCTTTCTGGAGGTGACATCTTGGCAGGAAAGGGTGTGAGGCAGGGGAGAGGTGTTCCCAGCACAGAATATGGGCAGAGCAATGCAGAGGAGGGCATTGTAGGCTCAGGGAACTGCAGGCGGCCCAGCCCAGCCAGAGTGCAGGACCGGAGGAGAGGGGAGTGGCTGAAGAGGTAAGCGGGGTCAAGGTCGTGCAGGACCTTGTACGGCTTGTTCAGGGGTTTGTGTTGGTTCACAGGAGAGAACGTAGAAGGAGTAGAAAGATGACTTGGGAAGTGATTGCGCTGGTCTAAGGGAAAACAAATGGGCGACAGTACAGTGAAGCAAGGAGCTGCAATCCACAGGTCTTGTGGGGACAGTTAGATGTGGGAAGAAAGCAGCGGGAGTCGAGGATGACATTCCTGGCTTCTGGCTCATTCACTGAGATGAACTGCTTTCTTTCGGTTTATCAGGTTGATTCTGTTAGAACTGAATGGTGCGGTGAGCTGGTCAGGCGCTGGTGTCTCTCTCTAATCTCGTGTATGTCTCTGTtgcaggtttgttttttattctgcCGTGCACTGACAGCTTCATCAAAGTGGACATGAGAACTATTTCGTTTGATATTCCTCCTCAGGAGGTAAGGTTGTCTTTTGCTGTGAGTAACTGAGCTATCACCGGGGAAGGGGCCTGGCATTGACAGGCAGCGGGGGACAGTAGTCAGAGCACAGCTTTAGAGGCTGTCTGCCCTCACCATtgtctggctgtgtggccttgagcaagttctctaacttctctgtgcctctgtttcctcatctataaaatagaggtTATAATAACAGGACCTACTTTATACGGTCCTTGTGAGGACTCAATGAGATActctatgtaaagtgcttagagcaGAGGCTGATAGGTAGTAAGTGCTATGAAAGTGcttgttgttactattattacaAAACGTACTGTCATGTTAATGTAAGTATAATATCACTGTCCTCACCGTTGTCATCATTTTTACTACCACACTTCTCCTCTCTGGGTTTCTGATATAATATTCTTCTTACGGTTCTTGACTGTATTCTAAATAAATTGGTTAGAAGCCAAAGAATTAGAAACTGCCCGTTTGGTACTTTAGATAAGCATATAATGTTTTATATTAGTAATTATTTCAGGCTTTTTCAAATTGCTCCACAAATCACCGTTGAAACGCACAGCAGAACCCAGAAAGCAGATGGTTGCAGTGAGACAGAGGAATTCCTCCGAACtacagtggtggagccaggactcaAAGCCAGCCCTTCGGATTCCCTGTGCAGTACTTTCCCCACAGCTCCACGCTAAGTGCATCCTACATCAGCTCCGTCCTGGCCCTTGACGCAGCGATGGCCATCCTGGCCCTCGTGTCTAAGGAGTTGTAATAACTGTCGCAGATAGAAAGCCTAAAAACGTGATGACGGGAGGAACAGGAGAAAACTGCCAGTGTTTTCTGGCCACAGGCCAGGTACTCAGGAGAGTGGTGGAGCCTTGTCACAAAGTCCAGAAACCAGCTCAGGCACTTCCCTGCTGGCACTGAGCCAAGTAGTTAGGGAGGTCAGACTTCTTAATCCACACATACGAGGTGAAACCAGAAATCATTTTCACCCACAAGAACAAGACTGAGAGCATTGCTGTATTCTCTGCATGGAAGATTGACCCTTAGGAGCCCCATTCAGGGTAGCGGGAAATTCTCCTGGCACTTTCCTCTGTAAACATGGCAGGCGGCTGGCTGGGTCACTGTGAGCTTCTGCCTTCCAGCTGCTTTCTAAACACAGAGCGGATTGGAACTTGGCAAGCAGTTCTTTTTCTGATCCCCTGTGAACTTACTGCAAAGGGAGATAAACACTCTGCCTACAATAATCAGTAGATAGGATGCAACTTTACAAAGCTCCAGCTGTGGCGGAGTCACAGTGGCAAGAACCCATTTAGAAATGATAcacattatggggcttccctggtggcacagtggttgagagtctgcctgccagtgcaggggacgcgagttcgagccctggtctgggaggatcccacatgtcgcagagcggctgggcccgtgagccacaactgctgagcctgcgcgtctggagcccatgctccgcaacaagagaggccacgatagtgagaagcctgcgcaccgtgatgaagagtggcccccacttgccacaactggagagggccctcgcacggaaacgaagtctcaacacagccaaaataaataaataaattaataaactcctacccccaacatcttaaaaaaaaaaaaaaagaaatgatacacaTTTTCCCACCACATCATAGGAAAAGATTAATTTTCACACAAGATGGTAATATACTGTGTATCTATTTACAAATCCCCCACTTCTCTTCCAGGTTAGAAGTATTTTTAGGTtactaaaaaaaaaggattacTGCTTTGATGCCTTGCAGAACTTAACTGCTATGtattatcattgtttttattattttccacgTACATAGCTCTTTACACTCTCAAAAGGGCTTCGTTTCCAAACATCTTCTTTGACCTTCAGAGAAATTTGCATAGACTTGGGCCGTATTATTAGCCCCATCTCACAAATGAGGAATCGCTAAGTCAGTCTAAAGGCCTTGCTGGGGGTCACCGAGGGAGGTGCTGGCAGAGCTGAAACTAGAGTTGGGGTCTCCTGACTCTCTCACTCCCACTCTTCATCCCTCACTGTGTTCCTGGGACCACGTTTCAGTCCCGTTCATCTCTTGTTTACTGACTACCTGCTGTGTGTCAAGCACTCTGCCAGTGCTAGAGATACAAAGACAAACTGCCCTCAGGAAATTCATAGTCTAACAGAGAAGTGATGATGTAGATAAATCATGTCACTGCAGTGAAGGGGCAAAGGAAAGCGTGTTTAACTCTGCGGAGTGAATCAGGGAAGTTCCGTAGAGAAGAGGACACTTGAGCTGTGTCTTAAATGATGAGTAAGGATGCTCCAGCCTGAAGCcgtgggggagagagaagggaggatgtGCAAGCAGAGGGCCATCTGCAGAAAGGCCTGAGGCATGGAACATGGTGCATGTGGGGGCCTGCATGTCATCTAGCATAGAGTGTGTGCAGGAGTGGGGAGGAATGAAGCCAGAGGGCAGATGTCAAAGGGCTTTACACCAAACCAAGGACTTTGCCCTTGAATGTGATAGGAAGCACTGATGCATTGTGTCCTGTTGAGCATTTTTACGTAGCATGCTGTAAATATACTTGCACCTTGACCTCACCCTACAGTTCCGTTCACTTTTTGTTCTAGTAACCCTCTGCTACTTACAGTTCATCAAACCTCGGATCCCCAGTACCTCTGTTCCTTTCACACATTATTCTCTCTGCCCTGAATACCCTTTCACTCTATcctcagaaaatgtttatttcctttttcaagaCTTAGTTCATGTATCACCTCTGCCACCTAAAACTGTCCATCCTTTGTTCCTTAGAGCTTCCCTTGATTCCTCAACCTCTTTGAAAGTGGGAACCAAGTTTTTTCATACCTTTATCCCTGGAACATAGCACAATGCCTGCTGCTAACTGCTACTAAGTCTCAGTATTTGTTAAGCGATCGAATGAAGGAATGGaattaataagtaaatgaatgtactttgttaaaattttatagaCATAGTTAACATTCTGATGCTTTGCTCTCTTAGTCcctttgggctgctgtaacaaaccacCATAGACTccgtagcttataaacaacagaagtgtatcgctcacggttctggaggctgaaaagtccgagatcaaggcaccagcagattcgGTGTCTGATGAGGGCCTGCTTCcattgtcttttcattgtgtcctcacatggtagaaggggggagggatctctctggggcctcttttctaagggcactaatcccattcacgaggggttcaccctcatgacctaatcacctcccaaaggcccacctccaCACACCAACACATTGGGGATTGGGTTTCAACAtggattttgggggaacacaaactttttttttttttttttttgtacagtcCAGCGGTATCAAGTATatgcacattgttgtacaaccagcACCAACATACACCTCCAGGACTTTggtcatcttgcaaaactgaaactctgtacccattaaacaatattaacaatataaaacaagaactccccattcccttcccccagcccctggtaaccgctattctactttctgtctctatgagtttcGCTACTCTAGGCACGTCGTATAActggaatcatacattatttgttttttttttacgactggtttatttcacttgtcGTAATGTTTTCACggttcatccatgtcgtagcaCATGTCAGAATCTCCTGCccttttaaggatgaataatattccattgtgtatagaccacattttgtttgtccatcagtggacacttgggttgcttccaccttttggttattgggAATAATGGTACctcttcaagtccctgctttcaattattttgggtttgtatccagaagtgagattgctggatcatatggtggttctatttttttttttttttgagaaatctccatactgttttccacagtggctatatcattttacattctcaccggCAGTGTacaaatgttctaattttcttacatccttgtcaacacttgttgttttctggttttttttttcttacatctttattggagtataattgcttaacaatggtgtgttagtttctgctttataacataatgaatcagttatacatatacatatgtttccaaaCATTTAGTCAATAGCACTTACTAAAGACAATCAGCTAGTGTTTTAAGGTGTTCTGTCACATAACATTCCTTATAGTTTTATTAAAGAAAGAGGTGGTTGACAGTTGTAAAATTGCTTCCTTTGTGTTGTAGATCCTCACTAAGGATTCAGTGACAATTAGTGTGGATGGCGTGGTCTACTACCGCGTTCAGAATGCTACCCTGGCTGTGGCGAACATCACCAACGCTGACTCAGCAACCCGTCTTTTGGCACAAACGACTCTGAGGAACGTCCTGGGCACCAAGAACCTTTCCCAGATCCTCTCCGACAGGGAAGAAATTGCACACAACATGCAGGTGAGGAGTGCACCAGTGCTGCAACTCACCAGAAGttggaaaataaagcaaaggGTCAATGGATGTTTGAGAACTTTTCATCAAGTCAAGTTGGGGAATCACCGTCCTTTTTTTCTGTGTAGAAAAGTTTTCCCAAACTCGATGGAAGGGgatttttttcacataattagCTCATGGGTTAATAACACTCCGATGTGTGCATTGTTTTTTAATTCCCtccagtgtgtttttttttcccagaattaGTGTTAACCTTTTTCCTCTGCATAATAGTTCAGAGGCTGTTCTGCAAGATAGCGCAGGTGTAGTTAAAGCCGTATTCTGTGCGAGTCCCGTGACTGCCTTTGCAACTCTTAGGCTTTCCAGTCTTGCTTACGTAACATGATGAATCAAACCTGACTTGTTCAAAAAAGATCAAGTACTATAAATCTGAACTGTTATTATGTGTATAGACTTCACTGTGTGTGAAATCTCTGGTCTTACTTGATGCCCACAACAACcatatgaaatagaatagaatgaTTTCATTCCTACCGTTGTAAAGGGAGGATACTGAAGCACAAAGAAATAACGTGGCTCACACAGAGTCACATTGGCTCAGGAGTCTGCTGGCCACCTGTTTTCATAagtgaagttttattggaatacagccacaCCCATTGATTAATGTACTACCCGTGGCTGCTTTTGACCTGCAAGGGTAGGgttagttgcaacagagactgaaAATAAACAATCACTATCTGACCCTTTTAGAAAAAGCTTGCCAGCCCACGTTAGCTTATTTGTAACAGAATCAGAATCCACTCCCCAGTAACCCAGCCTCCCACTTCAGCCTCCCTGCCTGCACGGATAACTGATCTCTCTGCAACCCTCCACCAGTGCCTTACCCGCTCCAAATCCCAGTGAACAGAGCTACCTTAGGCCACTGGGCGGAGGCTGAACATTTCTAGCTTGCCTTCTCTCTTCCTAACAGACTACTCTGGATGATGCCACTGATGACTGGGGAATAAAGGTGGAACGTGTGGAAATTAAGGATGTGAAGCTCCCTGTGCAGCTCCagagagccatggctgctgaagcAGAGGCATCCCGGGAGGCCCGAGCCAAggtaacctattttttttttggagcccgtttgtttttcctgttgagttttcttttttaattacacaAAGTAAAATGTGTTTGTTGTAAAAAATAGAAACGATCCTGAAGTAGTGAAGATGAAGGCTCTCCCCGTCACTTTCAATTTCCCCCAGAGGCCAGCACTCTTAACAGCTTCGTGTACATACTTGAAGATTTCCATCTGGGGTTTATTTGTCTAGGTTGTTAGTCTACTGGCTTGTTGGGTTTACAGAAGTGGGATCATACAATACGTACCTGTTCTTCAccttgcttttctcacttaacCGTATCTCCTGGGAACAGCAGCACACAGAGCTCTACCTCGTTCTAACTGCGCCTCCCATACTTTTTTCTCCCAGTCCCCTATTAAGGACACATTCACAGTTCTGACTTCAGAGCAGATGGGCAATCTCATCAGTTTGCTtaccattccttccttccttatttttgttttctgtttcattctctgtcttttcccaggttcttctttcttcttactgtttcctcttcccttctctcctctttttttcacttctctttctTTGATGTCTGCTTCccccccccctcttttttttaatcattatccCTGCCTATGTCTTAACCCTACATGGGTACACGACCCCCATGGGAGGTGCTGAGGGAATATTTGTGAACCTGGAAAAGaggatctattgagatgatagtGCATAAGGATACAGGGATGTCTCACCAAACCCAAGGGTAGGAAGTAGAGTCAAGCCTCACCAGAATTGGAGCCAGAGACCAGAAAGCAGcctcaggagaggcaggcattCCATATCCTGGGCCACGTCTCGCTGCAGACAGCTGGAGGGGGAGAATGTCTGACTCCCAAGTGCATGTCTACCCAGTTGAACGCTGAAGGAGACATTCCAGCCCCGATTCCAAATTCACAGCAGAGTGATTCTTTTCAGTCCAACTTCACTCAAAGATCCTAATAAGGTCCCACAGCCCCTTACCTATGAATGGGTGGAGGAAGAGGGATAGTTTTCATAGGAGTGGTTGCTGTGGATGTGACAGATCTCCCAGGATACCAGGAGCGAACCAATTTGTTGCCGTTAGAAAACAGTAGTAACTGGTGATAATTGGCTAACCACAGAACCCTGCCCTTCTGTTAGGATGCCCTGTAAGCCACAGATTGGTCACTATAATTTTTGAGCCAACACCAAATAGAATAGTAGCTCATTTGACACACTGCATCCAGAATTTTCTACTAACCAGGATTTTTAGATTTTCCTAATGTGTTCATTGATGCTTGTGATGACACAACACCCTCAAGTACCTTCTCTCCAAAccatcatattttatttagaagaTTAAATTACATTTGTGTTAATGATATTAAATATGCCCCACTGTAATTTAGTTATTTGGAAGATCAGGAATCACTTTTACCTAGAATATGTCATTAACCAAAAGCCCCATTTCCAAACCATATTGAATAATAGAATTTATCATTCATAGAATACGTACAGTATCGGAACCTGAAGTGTCCTTAGGGATTATCTTCTGAAGGTGACAAATACCTGGCCCAGAGGCTGCCACTCCACCCTCAGGCTCCCAGGCCAGTAGTTAACCACAGCACTGTTTTCCCCTGAGCTTGACTTGACCTTAGAACAGTGCTGAAGCACTCCAGGTAACTACCTGCAACTGCTTGGAATTGGCCCTAAACATGAAACTTATTTGCCATATCACTCTTTCGATGAAAACATCAAAGCCCAGAAAAGTTATGTGTTTCCCTGAAAAGCACACAGTTGATTAGTGACCATGGAGATTAGAATTCCTTCTGCTCCCCACTGCCTCCTCTGGGACTTTCCAGGACGGACCGAGTGTCTTCTACCAGCATTCTCACCAGTTAGGAAAGAGAGCTCCTGACTTCCCTTTCTAACAATAAGAAGAGATAAAGGAAGCCGGTTAGAATTCTGAATTACTGTGCTCTCACTTGGGTGAGGCTGTCTTTAAGGTTGCGGTTAACACGCAGAATCACAATGAGTCTCATCCTTCCATAAGGTACAGTAACCCCACAACAGCCGTAAGGCCCTGTACTCAAGTTCTCAGGGAAATAGGGGTCACCGTTTCTTCAACAGATAAATTGCAGAGGAAAAGGGTGGAAGAGTCTATAGATGAAGAGACTTCAGAGAAAGATTCCTCAAGTTAATTGGCCAcgagggaaatgcaaatgcaagTCACAAGCAGATGCCACACTAACCATCCACCAGAatggcttaaaaaaagaaaaaagaaagcaaaaggtcCAAGTGTGGGTGAGGGAGGAGGTTTTGTTGGTAAGAATATAGATTGGTAAAACCAGTCTGGAAAACTGTCTGTCTGTATGTATCTGCGAGGAATGCACATgtttggttaccaaagggcacGTGCTGGAGTGTTCACTCCAGTACTCCAGCAGCACTTTGTAATTACCCCCGACTGGCAACTACCCACATATCCATTGCTAgctggatggataaataaacatGGTTGATTCATACGAAGGTGCACTGCACAGCAAAGAGAATGAACATGTAAGTGCTCACAAGCATAATTGTGAGAAGAAAGGTCACAGAAGAGGACAGATTCTCCTGAACATGTTATGATACGTTAgggggacttctttttttttaatttttttgtggtacgcgggcctctcactgttgtgggctctcccgttgcggagcacaggctccggacgcgcaggctcagtggccatgactcacgggcccagccgctccgcggcatgtgggatcttcccagaccggggcacgaacgggTTCGTTGAgagtcggcaggcggactctcaaccactgtgccaccaggggagcccagcgggacctctttttaaagttttcagacCAACTCTTAATGCCTGGAAATGGAATGTCTTCCGTGCTTGCAAATTCTCCCTTATTTCCTTTTTCACGGTTCTcagaaaagtgcctggcatgtgCTTTCGGGCTCCTATATCTGGGACTACTCATCTAATAATTGAGAGGGTGGGGTGCAAGGATGCAGGTCACCTTTCTTGGCGCTTCCCTCAGAGCAGCCCCCCTGGGCCACAGGAGGAGACAGCCGGACCGCCCATGTGCCTGAAAATGCCAGCTTTCGACACGACGGTCTGTAAAGATGAAGAGCCGATTGACAGGGGACTACTGCACTTTTTGCAGAAGGCACACACACCCACGGGTAGCTTGCGTTGCTTCCTAACATCCTACCCACAGTGCCCGCTTGGCCTGTATTAGACACAGCCTGTGGTGTTGTGTTCACCTCTTGGGCAGCCCACTCAGAGCAGCTTTTCTATTAACAAAATGTGAGACAGCCGGGTGGGTCTGGCTTCCCAGCCAAGAGATGATGTATTGATTGGTAGTGGGAGATGAGCTATCTTTGCAGTTGGTCCGTGTCCAGACAGAAAAAAGGACCTAACTGGGCATCTGAGAGCACACGGAAAGAAAATCAGAGCCTGCTGTTCTCGTGGCAGGGTCGGCTTGTGCGTTCTCTCCAGTGTTTGCCTGGGAGGACAGTTCCCGGATTCCCTTTCAGTATGGCCGGCACTGGCCCCTTCTCACACATCTAGTAGGGCATAATGGTTTGCCTTGATAAATTAAGGTTTTTATCCTCTAATCTGGGCTCCATCTCCCAGTAAGTATCCCCTGTCTCACCGAATGCACCGCAAATCCAGGAACCTGGACTCAGCCTCTGTCCCCCTCTGGTCCCGTCCCAGTCCGCCCCACACTGTTGAGTCTCCCTCCTGAGCAGCGCCCCAGTCTGtctcctcctccatccccactGCCGGTGACTGGCACCAAATCACTCTGAAAGCTGTCCCTCTCGGCCTTTCCTCTTACTTATGCTCAGACATCTGTCGGAGTGTTTGCTCAAACTAGATCTGATGAGGGTTCCCATCGCCTCCGGGATGAAGACGAACACCCGAGCTTGTGCTGCCCTGCCTACCCCGCCCCATCCCCCCCCCACCTTCCCACCTTGTCCCATTCGTCTCCCACCTTCCCCTCTGCCCCGTTCACCCCCCACCTTCCCACCTTGCCTCATTCACCTCctaccttcccttcttccccacAGTGCTCATCCCCTTACAGGGTCCTGGAATACACCAGCTTTTTTACACCTCAGTACCTTTTCATGTGTTCTGCCTGAAATATTCTTTATCATCTTAATGCAAACAGCAAGGCTTTCGTCCTGTAACGTTCAGCTTCTCCTGTAACCTCACCACTTCACCTTCTGCAAAAATTGCTTTCCTCTCAGTGCCGCCATTTGTACATGTCTCTGTCAGCATTTGTCACACTGGAATGAAATTATCTGCTTCCAGTCTGTCTCCCCTACTTGGCCAGTAGCTGAGGGAGGCGGGGGAGTTCCCCCTCTATCCCTAGCCCCTCACAGGGCTTGACACCTGGGAGGCCCCCAACGTTTACTGTATACATGAATGAAATTGTACTGGTCATAAGACCATTGCTTTCAATTCTGATATTCACAGCAGTGTTAAGAACCATTAATATTTTGAGATCCCTGTGAGAACAACCTAACTACCCTTTTAGTCTTGAGGATTATGGTATCTTTACACCTCTTCTCCTAGGATTACAAATTAGAAGTAACTGCCTTGATTTGGCTTCTGAATCTTTTAGGAATTAGGGCATAAGTGGATCCAAAACTTAGGTCTTGACTTGGCGCTTGCCCTTCCTACATAATTAGCCTCCGTTTATACACTCAACATATAATAGACCTTCTCTGTCTTCCTCACAATGGTCCCATGAGGTAGGTGCTATCCCATTTTAAGaacaagaaactgaggctcagaatgttAAATacggtaagtcccctacatacaaaccttcaagttacgtaccttcaagttgcgaactttcaaagatgcaaacgtgcgttCGCGTGTCCAGTCACATAAGTTAGTCCACGTGTCTGGGTTACATTGTCGTgcgcatgcatcctctacaagtggttgtgcttctgtgtactttacagtactgtatagagtacagtagtacagtatctttatttcaagcccagggtgTCTGGAAGCAAGTGTAGAAGCAGCGGTATATAGCCAAttatgttagttgggtacctaggctaactttgttggacttacgaacaaattggacaacGAACGTG is a window encoding:
- the STOM gene encoding stomatin, which encodes MSDKRPSAEAQARRLPDSFMDSPSAGLGPCGWILVAVSFLFTVLTFPLSVWMCIKIIKEYERAIIFRLGRILQGGAKGPGLFFILPCTDSFIKVDMRTISFDIPPQEILTKDSVTISVDGVVYYRVQNATLAVANITNADSATRLLAQTTLRNVLGTKNLSQILSDREEIAHNMQTTLDDATDDWGIKVERVEIKDVKLPVQLQRAMAAEAEASREARAKVIAAEGEMNASRALKEASMVITESPAALQLRYLQTLTTIAAEKNSTIVFPLPIDMLQGIMGAKQ